The nucleotide sequence TAGGTAAGTGTTTGCGTTTCAAAGCTTACGGTTTTAGTCACGCCCATCACGTTGTTTTCTGGGTTGATGACCTGCAGGTAGAATTTGTTGACACCTTTTGGCGCAAGGCCGTTTTCTGGTAAGGTGAAACACACTTTTAAATCGTCCACGCGGCTGGCCTTATCGTTCACGATTTGTCGTCCAGATCTTCTTATGATGACGCCTTCCATGGTGAAATTGGTAGGAATGAGTGTGGCTGCTTTCTCTACTTCTTTGCTCAGGGAATTGACCGTTTCAGTTTGCAGCTCTGCTTTAATGATCTCTTGATTGAGCGCTGCCAGTGTGCTGTCATTGATACGCACGAGATAGTTGTTGCTTTTTTCAAGATCTGCAATGCGGTTGTTGAGTTTGACACGCTCTTCTTTGATGCGACTCAATTCCTGGCGCAAACGGGACATAACTGCCACGCTGCCTTCAAGATTGATCACGCTGTCTCGCAACCTTGTGATGCGTTGTCTGGCATCGATCAGGTCGTTGCTTAGCATGTTGCCTTTTTCAATTTCGGCAGTGTATTCCAGAGAGATGTTCTTGAGTTCTTCTTCAATGCGCTCCTTTTCCTGGGTAAGGCTGCCTTTGATTTCTTCATTCTCTTGGTATGTGGTGTAGGACCAGTAGGCGAGAAGGACGAGTAGCAGTACAATGACTGCAAAAAATATCTTGAGAAAACGATTGTCTTGGGTAGATGCCATGAGCTTGTTTATCTTTAGTGTGCTAAGCTATTAATTTTTATGCAGTCGTTAGTTCGGGATTTTGTTAATCTATTGTACCCAGAAACCTGTACGGGCTGCGATATATCACTATCTGCCGGTGAAGAAACCTTGTGCACGCGTTGCCGCATGCTTTTGCCGGTCGCTTACCACGACTTGATTCAAAACGACAAAATGCGGGAATTGTTTTATGCACGCATCCCTTTATTACACCTTACGAGCCTTCTATACTATGAAAAGATAGGCACGGTTCAACGGTTGATCCATGCCTTGAAGTACCAAAAACAGGAACACATAGGCACGTTTATGGGTAAATGGCTGGGCAGCCTACTGGCGACTGATCCGCGATTTGCAGACGTGGACCTGGTAGTTGCCGTACCGGTGCATCCCAAAAGGTTGCGTGAAAGAGGTTATAATCAGGTGACAAAGTTTGGTCAATGTATTGCAGATGAGTTGGGAGTTCGCTTTCGCGAAAGCGTGCTTACCAAAAACCGCAACACCATCAAACAAGCACAATTGGACCAGAGACATCGCAGTGACGAGACCCAATCACCCTATGCCATCGCTGAAGAAATCCCAGAAAACCAGCACGTTTTACTAGTCGACGACGTGGTCACCACGGGAACGACCTTGACCTTGTGTGCACGTGAATTGCTTAAAATTAAGGGCACGCGCATTTCTATGGCGACTATGGGAATATCAGTATAAAATATCTGTTAACTTGCGAGCGTTTTGAAAATTGTGAGAAAGAAATACAGCCATTACTTGTGGACCATTGCCATCGCCATTTTACTGGTTCAGTGTGCCAAACGCGGATCGCCCAGCGGTGGTCCTATTGACGAGACGCCGCCAGAGATCCTGCGTGCTTTTCCAGATAATTACACGGTCAATTTTACGAACCAGAAGATTGAAATCACGTTTGATGAATATATCAAACTGAAGGATTTACAAAAGCAACTGGTCATTTCGCCACCGCTCAAGAATCGTCCTTTGATACGACCTCAAGGTGGTGTGTCCAAAAAATTAACGATCGAGATTACAGATACTTTGCTGGAGAATACGACTTATGTTCTCAATTTCGGCCAGAGTATCGTTGATAATACAGAAGGTAATCCGTATCCATTTTTCAAATATGTTTTTAGTACGGGAAGCTACATTGACTCCTTAAAATTGAGTGGAAGCATTAGTGATGCGCTTAATAACAAGGCAGATGATTTTGTCAACGTCATGTTGTACGAAGTGGATAGTGCCTATACAGATTCTGTTATTTATAAAGAAACGCCTAGGTATGTCGTGAATACGCTGGACAGTCTCACCACTTTTACCATGGAAAATTTAAAAGCAGGTACCTATAGGCTGGTAGCGCTTAAGGAAAAATCCAGTAATTTAAAATTTGATCCGCAAGGAGATAAGATAGGGTTCATTAGCGAACCTATCACCGTACCAACTGATGAGACCTATAATATCCAGATGTATGAGCCCATTCAGGATAAAGCATTGAGACGTGCCACTCACGTGGGACAGAGCCGTATACAAATAGGTTATTATGGAGAGCTGGACAGCCTGAATGTTGAACCACTGGATAAGTCGTTAATTAGTGAAAGCAGAATCACAAAACTTGAAAAAACAGACACTTTAGAATACTGGTATAAACCAATAATTGAGCAGGACAGTCTGGTATTACTGGCATCCTATGGTAGTTTTCAGGACACGTTAACGGCTAGATTGAAAGAAAATCTGGACGTGGACAGCCTTTCCGTTCAAAAGTATGGTCAGTTTAAATTGAGCTCGCCATTACAATTAAATGCCAACACGCCTATTGTAGATATCAACCCATTGTTGATGGACTTGATCGATAAGGATTCGGTTCCGCAGGATTTTGGGATACGATTGGATTCCCTTAAAAACGTAATGACGTATTCCTTTAATGTCCAGCCAGAGCAACGTTATAATTTGAGATTGCTTCCAGGCGCGGTCACTGATTTTTATGGCTATACCAACGATACCATAACGAGCGTGTACACGACTAAGGCGGCATCAGATCTTGGGAATATTCCTGTCACATTAGAAGGTGGCTCGCAATTTCCCGTAATCATACAAATCGTCACAGAAAAGCTGGATGTCGTAGCCTCCATAACGGCATCAAAGAACGACACCTATAACTTTGAATACCTAGACCCCAACAATTATTACATAAGAGTCATCTATGATAGTAACAATAATGGACGCTACGATCCAGGTAACTGGCTGTTAAATCGGCAACCTGAGAAAGTCGTGTACTATCCAGAGTTGATACCATTACAGGCGAATTGGGATTATATCACTACGGTCAAGCTAGAGTAAAGCCATCACGATCTTCTAAGAATCTTAGTTTATTACGATTGTAATGAATGTTTTCCTTGTCCAATTCGACGGTTTTAACGTCTTCGGTTTC is from Nonlabens sp. YIK11 and encodes:
- a CDS encoding ComF family protein, which codes for MQSLVRDFVNLLYPETCTGCDISLSAGEETLCTRCRMLLPVAYHDLIQNDKMRELFYARIPLLHLTSLLYYEKIGTVQRLIHALKYQKQEHIGTFMGKWLGSLLATDPRFADVDLVVAVPVHPKRLRERGYNQVTKFGQCIADELGVRFRESVLTKNRNTIKQAQLDQRHRSDETQSPYAIAEEIPENQHVLLVDDVVTTGTTLTLCARELLKIKGTRISMATMGISV
- a CDS encoding Ig-like domain-containing protein, producing MRKKYSHYLWTIAIAILLVQCAKRGSPSGGPIDETPPEILRAFPDNYTVNFTNQKIEITFDEYIKLKDLQKQLVISPPLKNRPLIRPQGGVSKKLTIEITDTLLENTTYVLNFGQSIVDNTEGNPYPFFKYVFSTGSYIDSLKLSGSISDALNNKADDFVNVMLYEVDSAYTDSVIYKETPRYVVNTLDSLTTFTMENLKAGTYRLVALKEKSSNLKFDPQGDKIGFISEPITVPTDETYNIQMYEPIQDKALRRATHVGQSRIQIGYYGELDSLNVEPLDKSLISESRITKLEKTDTLEYWYKPIIEQDSLVLLASYGSFQDTLTARLKENLDVDSLSVQKYGQFKLSSPLQLNANTPIVDINPLLMDLIDKDSVPQDFGIRLDSLKNVMTYSFNVQPEQRYNLRLLPGAVTDFYGYTNDTITSVYTTKAASDLGNIPVTLEGGSQFPVIIQIVTEKLDVVASITASKNDTYNFEYLDPNNYYIRVIYDSNNNGRYDPGNWLLNRQPEKVVYYPELIPLQANWDYITTVKLE